In one window of Chiloscyllium plagiosum isolate BGI_BamShark_2017 chromosome 44, ASM401019v2, whole genome shotgun sequence DNA:
- the LOC122543579 gene encoding zinc finger protein 3-like, translating to MEGASAIEGGEKPYACRLNFGQPPELRSHRCSRPGEKPWKCGDCGAGFRCSSEREAHRRGHTGERPFTCPECGKGFTRTSTLLRHRRVHTAERPFECPLCGKHFKSPSELIFHQRAHTDERPFKCPDCGKCYKSSSNLMSHRRLHGEERPFTCPDCGKSFKSSSTLVSHKRVHTDERPFECLDCVKSFKSSRELTRHRLVHTEERPFKCPDCGKCYKSTSNLLSHQRVHSEDRPFKCPECGKCFKSSRDLTSHRRVHSDERPYRCSDCGKRFKSPGELILHQRAHTSERPFRCSHCGTGFRRSSQLTTHRRVHTGERPFLCSECGMGFTRTAYLLRHQQVHK from the coding sequence ATGGAAGGCGCAAGCGCCATTGAGGGCGGAGAGAAACCGTACGCATGCAGGCTGAACTTCGGCCAGCCGCCCGAGCTCAGGAGCCACCGGTGCAGTCGGCCCGgggagaaaccgtggaaatgcGGGGACTGCGGGGCAGGGTTCCGCTGCTCGTCGGAACGGGAGGCACACCGGCGGGGTCACACCGgcgagaggccgttcacctgccctgagtgcgggaagggattcacccGCACGtccaccctgctgaggcaccggCGGGTTCACACAGCGGAGCGGCCTTTTGAATGCCCGCTCTGTGGCAAGCACTTCAAGAGCCCCAGCGAGCTGATCTTCCACCAGCGCGCTCACACCGACGAGAGGCCCTTTAAGTGCCCGGACTGCGGCAAGTGCTACAAAAGCTCCAGCAACCTGATGTCCCACCGACGCCTGCATGGAGAGGAGCGACCTTTCACCTGCCCCGACTGCGGGAAGAGTTTCAAAAGTTCCAGCACTCTGGTGTCCCACAAACGCGTTCACACCGACGAGAGGCCCTTTGAATGCCTGGATTGTGTGAAGAGCTTCAAAAGCTCCAGGGAACTGACGCGCCACCGACTCGTCCACACCGAGGAGAGACCCTTCAAGTGCCCGGACTGTGGCAAGTGCTACAAAAGCACCAGCAACCTCCTGTCCCACCAGCGCGTTCACTCGGAGGACAGACCCTTCAAGTGCCCGGAGTGCGGGAAGTGCTTTAAGAGCTCCAGGGATTTGACGTCCCACCGGCGGGTGCACTCGGACGAGAGACCCTACCGATGCTCGGACTGTGGGAAACGCTTCAAGAGCCCGGGGGAGCTGATCCTCCACCAGCGCGCCCACACCAGCGAGAGGCCGTTCCGGTGCTCTCACTGCGGCACTGGGTTCAGGCGCTCGTCCCAGCTCACGACGCACCGGcgggttcacaccggggagaggccgttcctCTGCTCTGAGTGCGGGATGGGATTCACGCGCACGGCTTACCTGCTGAGACATCAGCAGGTTCACAAGTGA